The Streptomyces aurantiacus genome includes a region encoding these proteins:
- the thpR gene encoding RNA 2',3'-cyclic phosphodiesterase codes for MTEPPQTATQHAFIALAPPDHAKKELAHALSPAYAAYPELRWNRIEDWHITLAFLGELPVQAVHRLRSPLADLAAARPSLELVLLGGGHFDERVLWSGIEGDLDELHELGEAVRARIRDCDIAFVERPLRPHLTLARARRYDNASVPAAAACLDGFTGRPWQTERLHLVGSTVSGHPGPRRYQDIDAWTLATGPWHPDPKPSQLTSGDPRNSAWF; via the coding sequence GTGACCGAGCCGCCCCAGACCGCCACCCAGCACGCGTTTATCGCCCTCGCGCCGCCCGACCATGCGAAGAAGGAGCTGGCGCACGCGCTGAGCCCGGCCTACGCCGCCTATCCCGAGCTGCGCTGGAACCGCATCGAGGACTGGCACATCACCCTGGCGTTCCTGGGCGAGCTGCCTGTGCAGGCCGTCCACCGGCTTCGTTCGCCCCTCGCAGACCTGGCGGCTGCCCGCCCCTCTCTCGAACTGGTACTCCTCGGTGGCGGACACTTCGACGAGCGAGTGCTGTGGAGTGGCATCGAGGGCGATCTCGACGAACTGCACGAGCTGGGCGAAGCAGTGCGGGCGCGGATCAGGGACTGCGACATCGCCTTCGTCGAACGTCCGCTGCGTCCTCACCTCACGCTGGCCCGCGCTCGCCGCTACGACAACGCGTCCGTACCGGCGGCGGCCGCCTGCCTCGACGGCTTCACCGGACGCCCTTGGCAGACCGAACGTCTCCACCTGGTCGGCAGCACGGTAAGCGGCCACCCAGGCCCGCGGCGCTATCAGGACATCGACGCATGGACCCTGGCCACTGGGCCATGGCATCCCGACCCGAAACCGTCACAACTCACGTCAGGAGATCCGAGAAACAGCGCCTGGTTCTAG
- a CDS encoding ABC transporter ATP-binding protein, translating into MPDAPAIEAIGLRKTYGKVEVLRGLDLAVPRGTVHALLGPNGAGKTTTVRILATLTEADAGTARVAGHDLRTERARARRAISLTGQFAALDEMQTGAENLRMMARLTRTHAGARTSRAAARTRAAELLDRFDLADAAGRLVKTYSGGMRRRLDLAASLAGQPEVIFLDEPTAGLDPRSRQELWSVVRELSARGTTVFLTTQYLEEADRLADRIAVLHGGELVAEGTSEELKRRVAGQRLDIVLTDPVAYLRLVSQAVYSEPETRTLGFFTDGGAPQVRTLLDALDPDSTLIERFSLHTATLDDVFLTLTKPAHQEPSHV; encoded by the coding sequence ATGCCCGACGCACCCGCCATCGAGGCCATCGGCCTGCGCAAGACCTACGGCAAGGTGGAGGTTCTGCGCGGTCTCGACCTGGCGGTGCCGCGCGGCACCGTACACGCCCTGCTCGGCCCGAACGGCGCGGGCAAGACCACCACCGTCCGCATCCTGGCCACGCTCACCGAGGCCGACGCGGGCACCGCCAGGGTCGCAGGGCACGACCTGCGCACCGAGCGGGCCCGGGCCCGCCGCGCGATCAGCCTCACCGGCCAGTTCGCGGCGCTCGACGAGATGCAGACCGGTGCGGAGAACCTGCGGATGATGGCCCGGCTCACCCGCACCCACGCCGGTGCCCGCACCTCCCGCGCAGCCGCACGCACCCGGGCCGCCGAACTCCTCGACCGCTTCGACCTCGCCGACGCCGCCGGCCGCCTGGTCAAGACGTACTCGGGAGGCATGCGACGGCGCCTCGACCTGGCCGCGTCCCTGGCGGGCCAACCCGAAGTGATCTTCCTGGACGAGCCGACCGCGGGCCTCGACCCGCGCAGCCGCCAGGAGCTGTGGAGCGTGGTGCGCGAACTGTCGGCGCGGGGCACGACGGTCTTCCTGACCACCCAGTACCTGGAGGAGGCCGACCGGTTGGCGGACCGTATCGCCGTGCTCCACGGCGGCGAACTGGTCGCCGAGGGCACCTCCGAGGAACTGAAGCGGCGCGTCGCGGGCCAGCGCCTCGACATCGTCCTGACCGACCCGGTCGCCTATCTGCGCCTGGTGTCACAGGCGGTGTACAGCGAGCCCGAGACCCGCACCCTGGGCTTCTTCACCGACGGCGGTGCGCCCCAGGTGCGGACGCTGCTCGACGCGTTGGACCCCGACAGCACGCTCATCGAACGGTTCTCGCTGCACACGGCCACCCTCGACGACGTCTTCCTGACCCTCACGAAGCCCGCACACCAGGAGCCCAGCCATGTCTGA
- a CDS encoding helix-turn-helix domain-containing protein: MSSYLMRSRGRSLTLRCAPLVAIPVARCSSTSWPPALFEVDLLRMKTREDMAVGRSKGKLHGKPPKLSARRQAHLIKQHATGEHTNADLAELFSVSRATVYRVLEARGKLGALTTRPRCQIFDRPF, from the coding sequence ATGTCTTCCTACCTCATGCGCTCGCGGGGCCGAAGCCTGACCCTCCGCTGCGCACCCCTGGTCGCCATCCCGGTGGCAAGATGTTCTTCAACATCCTGGCCACCTGCGCTGTTCGAAGTCGATCTGTTGCGGATGAAAACTCGCGAGGACATGGCCGTCGGCCGTTCCAAGGGCAAGCTCCACGGCAAGCCGCCAAAACTCTCCGCCCGTCGGCAGGCCCACCTCATCAAGCAGCATGCCACCGGCGAGCACACCAACGCCGACCTCGCCGAACTATTCTCCGTATCTCGCGCGACGGTGTACCGGGTCCTGGAAGCGCGTGGGAAATTGGGAGCCCTCACGACCCGGCCACGGTGTCAGATATTTGACCGACCGTTCTAG
- a CDS encoding SDR family NAD(P)-dependent oxidoreductase: MNRFTGKTVLVTGAGSGLGRAIALAFAAEDASVVAAGRTAATLNETVGLIEAAGGTATTVTADVTDSGQLQNLVHESVTRFGGLDIAVNNAGILRGTVAVGEVSEEDWDAVLRTNVTGVWLAMKHEIAHMKDNGGGAIVNISSNLGAHLRIPNVAAYITSKAAVSALTRAAALDHIHQGIRINAVSPGASAAPMSLRPGETEADRAERVKTENPLGRVAEAEEVAAAVLYLASPAAGAVVGADLVIDSGSSA; the protein is encoded by the coding sequence ATGAACCGCTTCACCGGCAAGACCGTCCTCGTCACCGGCGCAGGCTCCGGCCTCGGCCGCGCAATCGCGCTCGCATTCGCAGCCGAGGACGCATCCGTGGTCGCCGCCGGGCGCACCGCGGCCACACTGAACGAGACGGTCGGCCTCATCGAGGCCGCAGGCGGCACGGCCACCACCGTCACCGCCGATGTCACCGACTCCGGCCAGCTCCAGAACCTGGTACACGAGAGCGTTACCCGCTTCGGCGGACTGGACATCGCGGTCAACAACGCCGGGATACTCCGCGGCACCGTAGCCGTCGGAGAGGTGAGCGAGGAGGACTGGGACGCGGTGCTGCGGACCAATGTCACCGGCGTCTGGCTGGCCATGAAGCACGAGATCGCCCACATGAAGGACAACGGTGGCGGCGCCATCGTCAATATCTCCTCCAACCTGGGCGCACACCTGCGGATCCCGAACGTTGCCGCCTACATCACCTCCAAGGCAGCGGTCTCTGCGCTGACCCGTGCCGCCGCTCTCGACCACATCCACCAGGGCATCCGCATCAACGCGGTCAGTCCCGGCGCCTCCGCCGCTCCCATGTCGCTGCGGCCCGGCGAGACCGAGGCCGACCGTGCCGAGCGAGTGAAGACAGAAAACCCGCTCGGCCGGGTCGCGGAGGCAGAAGAAGTGGCAGCCGCGGTGCTCTACCTCGCCTCGCCCGCGGCCGGCGCGGTGGTCGGCGCCGACCTGGTCATCGACAGTGGATCCTCGGCCTGA
- a CDS encoding MMPL family transporter, with protein sequence MSVLLYRLGHFAYARPWYVITGWLAVMSAVVALLVVNPVKLSNEVRIDGTPAQEIIDDLAKSLPEASGGQGMLVFRAQDGARVDGESSRAALIAAVDAVYRHAHVIDAREILAEELSKGEKSPLMRAQAAVAEAAGQPTGAKAPAPLLQDGRPVPGVVVSSDGSTALMQFQFDEQTYELPSGTIDSTVQAAKRQAEHGRLDVLPSAAMLEIPEIVGVGEIVGVVVAAIVLLVTLGSVVAAGLPLVIALVGVTVGVGGAFTLSTVFEIHSLTAVLALMLGLAVGIDYALFIVNRQRRLILDGGLDAHEATGRAIGTAGSAVFFAGSTVIIALAGLLVVGITLLSTMALAAAATIAITVLLALTLLPALLGLVKERICSPRTRRTAQQQASAAARTRATRWGSRLVRHKYPALTAAFLIPLVLALPALDMRMGLPSGASYNPDTAQRQSYEEVSESFGPGYNGPLMVVARSSDSGQPLPPTALAAVVSDLKDTEGVTSVSLAGTNSAGTVAVLSLIPGEGPNDDGTKDLVTSVRDKSREIRETHGVTLGITGFTALAIDVSDRLADVLPLYVATVLGLSLIVLLLVFRSVLVPVMATLGFLLSIAATFGITTAVFQWGWLQALFGLDASAPVMSLLPIIVTGVLYGLAMDYQVFLVTSMREARMHGADPIDATVSGFARASAVVVAAATIMVSVFAGFIFNAQPMIKQAGFALAVGILIDAFVIRMTFIPATMALAREKAWWIPGWLDRLLPDLDVEGDKLAQKIPLPHPAAPHQHATTHKP encoded by the coding sequence GTGTCTGTGCTGCTGTATCGGCTGGGGCATTTCGCCTACGCCAGGCCCTGGTATGTGATCACCGGCTGGTTGGCGGTGATGTCCGCCGTGGTGGCGCTGCTCGTGGTCAATCCCGTCAAGTTGAGCAACGAGGTGCGCATCGACGGCACCCCCGCCCAGGAGATCATCGACGATCTGGCGAAGTCCCTTCCCGAGGCGTCCGGCGGGCAGGGCATGCTGGTGTTCCGCGCGCAGGACGGGGCCCGGGTCGACGGCGAGAGCAGCCGCGCCGCCCTGATAGCCGCGGTGGACGCGGTCTACCGCCACGCCCACGTCATCGACGCGCGCGAGATCCTCGCCGAGGAACTGTCGAAGGGTGAGAAGAGTCCGCTGATGCGGGCCCAGGCGGCGGTGGCCGAGGCCGCCGGGCAGCCGACGGGAGCCAAGGCGCCGGCGCCGCTGCTGCAGGACGGACGACCGGTGCCCGGGGTTGTGGTCTCGTCGGACGGCTCCACCGCCCTGATGCAGTTCCAGTTCGACGAGCAGACCTATGAGCTGCCCTCCGGCACGATCGACAGCACCGTCCAGGCCGCGAAGCGGCAGGCTGAACACGGCCGCCTCGACGTGCTGCCGTCGGCGGCGATGCTGGAGATACCGGAGATCGTGGGCGTCGGTGAGATCGTCGGCGTCGTGGTGGCGGCCATCGTCCTGCTGGTCACCCTGGGGTCGGTCGTGGCGGCGGGCCTGCCCCTGGTCATCGCTCTGGTCGGTGTCACGGTGGGCGTCGGCGGCGCTTTCACTCTCTCCACCGTCTTCGAGATCCACTCGCTCACCGCCGTACTGGCCCTGATGCTGGGGCTCGCCGTCGGCATTGACTACGCCCTGTTCATCGTCAACCGGCAACGGCGGCTGATTCTGGACGGCGGCCTGGACGCGCACGAGGCGACCGGTCGCGCCATCGGCACCGCCGGGAGCGCGGTCTTCTTCGCCGGCAGCACCGTCATCATCGCCCTGGCAGGACTGTTGGTGGTCGGTATCACGCTGCTCAGCACCATGGCCCTCGCCGCCGCGGCCACGATCGCCATCACCGTCCTGCTCGCCCTGACCCTGCTGCCGGCGCTCCTGGGCCTGGTCAAGGAGCGCATCTGCTCGCCCAGGACCCGACGCACGGCGCAGCAGCAGGCCTCCGCCGCCGCACGGACACGGGCCACCCGCTGGGGATCACGCCTGGTCCGCCACAAGTACCCCGCTCTCACGGCGGCGTTCCTGATCCCCCTGGTTCTGGCTCTCCCTGCCCTCGATATGCGGATGGGCCTGCCGTCCGGCGCCAGCTACAACCCCGACACCGCGCAGCGCCAGAGCTACGAGGAGGTCAGTGAAAGCTTCGGCCCCGGCTACAACGGCCCCCTCATGGTCGTCGCCCGCTCCTCCGACAGCGGGCAACCGCTCCCACCCACGGCCCTCGCCGCAGTCGTCTCCGACCTGAAGGACACCGAAGGCGTCACATCGGTCTCTCTGGCAGGTACGAACTCCGCCGGCACCGTAGCTGTCCTCAGCCTCATCCCTGGCGAGGGGCCGAACGACGACGGCACCAAGGACCTCGTCACCTCCGTGCGGGACAAGAGCCGGGAGATCCGCGAAACCCATGGCGTCACCCTCGGCATCACCGGCTTCACCGCCCTCGCGATCGACGTGTCCGACCGCCTCGCGGACGTCTTGCCCCTCTACGTGGCCACCGTTCTCGGACTCTCGCTGATCGTCCTGCTCCTGGTCTTCCGCTCCGTACTCGTCCCGGTGATGGCCACCCTCGGCTTCCTGCTCAGCATCGCCGCCACCTTCGGCATCACCACGGCCGTCTTCCAATGGGGCTGGTTGCAGGCGCTGTTCGGACTCGACGCGAGCGCACCCGTGATGAGCCTGCTGCCCATCATCGTCACCGGCGTGCTCTACGGACTGGCCATGGACTACCAGGTCTTCCTGGTGACCTCGATGCGCGAAGCCCGCATGCACGGCGCCGATCCGATCGACGCGACGGTCTCCGGCTTCGCCCGGGCCAGCGCCGTCGTGGTCGCAGCAGCCACGATCATGGTCTCGGTCTTCGCCGGATTCATCTTCAACGCCCAGCCCATGATCAAACAGGCGGGATTCGCGCTGGCGGTGGGCATCCTCATCGACGCGTTTGTCATCCGCATGACGTTCATTCCGGCCACCATGGCACTTGCTCGGGAGAAGGCGTGGTGGATTCCCGGGTGGCTGGACCGCCTCCTGCCTGACCTGGACGTCGAAGGCGACAAGCTCGCGCAAAAGATCCCGCTTCCCCATCCTGCCGCTCCCCACCAGCACGCCACCACGCACAAGCCCTGA
- a CDS encoding TetR/AcrR family transcriptional regulator encodes MARTKEFDPDAALQSALELFWRRGYEATSMTDLVEHLGIGRASIYATFGSKHELYLKAMDRYAETRDPALLAELSQPGPALPAVRAVVRRFATEAASPEARLNGCFVTNTAAELAPHDPAAARRVEISWEHVETLLHSALVRAQAQGELPEGRDPRALARMLLVLLQGVRIVGKASNDPARVRDAAEQALALLD; translated from the coding sequence GTGGCCAGGACCAAGGAATTCGATCCGGACGCCGCGCTGCAGTCGGCCCTTGAGCTGTTCTGGCGGCGCGGCTACGAAGCTACGTCAATGACGGACCTCGTCGAGCACCTCGGCATCGGCCGCGCGAGCATATACGCGACCTTCGGCAGCAAGCACGAGCTGTATCTGAAGGCCATGGACCGGTACGCCGAGACGCGCGACCCGGCTCTCCTCGCCGAGTTGTCCCAGCCGGGCCCCGCACTGCCTGCGGTGCGGGCGGTGGTGCGCCGCTTCGCCACAGAGGCCGCCTCCCCGGAAGCCCGGCTGAACGGCTGCTTCGTCACCAATACCGCGGCCGAACTGGCCCCGCACGACCCTGCGGCGGCCCGTCGGGTCGAGATCAGCTGGGAGCACGTCGAGACCCTGCTGCACTCCGCGCTCGTACGGGCCCAGGCTCAGGGCGAGCTGCCCGAGGGCCGCGATCCGCGCGCACTGGCCCGCATGCTGCTCGTCCTGCTGCAGGGTGTACGGATCGTCGGCAAGGCGTCGAACGATCCCGCCCGGGTGCGGGACGCGGCCGAACAGGCCCTAGCCCTGCTGGACTGA
- a CDS encoding MFS transporter, whose translation MTATGAARVATMQQRRAFVLLGSVQATLIFTLAALAIPLPLIGREFDLQRADLILLSAAYGLTFTGLLLFGGRLADRYGGRRALTAGLVLFAAASAAAPLTTGIGTLLAARFAQGAGAALIAPAAMAVLRAAFPSPTAYGRAMATWGGLSILGATAGNLLSGVISALLSWRWTFAVPLVVALAALALTPRLLPDTMPSRGRTLDLPGALLATAGVTLASYGLVVTDTRPWSSVGVLVPLLCGTALLAAFWYAERRAVDPLLPPRFLLDRRRGLALAAIALSACGTAMTFVVLSLHLQQARDWSQLQTSAAFVPFAVALIAAGRAAGPLIGRYGARTVTAAGLGTGAAGLALLALTGIDAHISYGYGLLPGLVLLPAGTAASFAGAAVLATERVPQQQTGLAGGVLNTAMEFGPTVLFAILLTLGSDTSSLAATGAALAAVALLNHRTK comes from the coding sequence ATGACCGCCACTGGCGCTGCCCGCGTCGCCACTATGCAGCAGCGACGCGCCTTCGTCCTCCTCGGTAGCGTCCAGGCCACGCTGATCTTCACACTCGCCGCGCTCGCCATACCGCTGCCCCTCATCGGGCGCGAATTCGACCTGCAGCGCGCCGACTTGATCCTGCTCAGCGCTGCCTACGGACTGACCTTCACCGGACTGCTGCTCTTTGGCGGTCGCCTCGCGGACCGCTACGGCGGGCGGCGCGCACTCACCGCAGGCCTCGTCCTCTTCGCCGCCGCCTCGGCCGCCGCTCCGCTCACCACCGGCATCGGGACACTGCTCGCAGCGCGCTTCGCGCAGGGCGCGGGGGCGGCTCTGATCGCACCCGCCGCCATGGCCGTGCTGCGCGCCGCCTTCCCCTCCCCCACCGCATACGGCAGGGCGATGGCCACCTGGGGCGGGCTCTCGATACTCGGCGCGACCGCGGGCAATCTGCTCTCCGGCGTCATCTCAGCGCTGCTGTCTTGGCGTTGGACCTTCGCCGTGCCACTCGTGGTGGCCCTCGCAGCCCTCGCCCTCACGCCCCGGCTGCTGCCGGACACCATGCCGAGCCGGGGCAGGACTCTCGACCTGCCGGGTGCTCTGCTCGCCACCGCCGGGGTCACCCTCGCCAGTTACGGGCTCGTCGTCACCGATACCCGCCCCTGGTCGTCGGTCGGCGTGCTCGTGCCGCTGCTCTGCGGAACCGCGCTGCTGGCCGCGTTCTGGTACGCCGAGCGCCGCGCCGTCGACCCGCTGCTGCCGCCCCGCTTCCTGCTCGACCGGCGGCGGGGCCTCGCTCTCGCGGCCATCGCACTGAGCGCTTGCGGAACCGCGATGACTTTCGTGGTTCTCTCCCTCCACCTCCAGCAGGCGCGCGACTGGTCACAGCTGCAGACCTCGGCGGCGTTCGTACCGTTCGCTGTTGCACTGATCGCCGCGGGCCGCGCGGCAGGACCGCTCATCGGCCGGTACGGGGCCCGAACCGTCACAGCCGCCGGGCTCGGCACCGGCGCGGCCGGGCTCGCCCTCCTCGCGCTCACCGGGATCGACGCACACATCTCATACGGGTATGGACTGCTGCCGGGCCTGGTGCTGCTGCCGGCCGGCACGGCGGCCTCCTTCGCGGGAGCCGCCGTGCTCGCCACCGAACGCGTGCCGCAACAGCAGACCGGGCTCGCGGGCGGCGTGCTGAACACCGCGATGGAATTCGGCCCGACCGTCCTGTTCGCGATCCTGCTCACGCTCGGCAGCGATACCTCGTCCCTGGCCGCAACAGGGGCCGCTCTCGCCGCCGTCGCCCTCCTGAACCACCGCACCAAATAG
- a CDS encoding TetR/AcrR family transcriptional regulator C-terminal domain-containing protein, which yields MAAADEDTGLPVSLATAWGFRARPSKGPKPGLSLDRIVAAAVGAAAAEGIGAVSMGRVAKELAVSPMSLYRYVGAKDELYVLMQEAVTPAPPEPMPEGAGWRAGLTRWARAQRAFFHENLWLLRIPVSGPPASPKSVAWMEYGLETLDGTGLDEGTKLGVIMLVSGYVRNEATLMSDLDAAYTARGHAPDEVLRRYQRTLAALTDPERHPAVTRVLESDALDQADEPDADFEFGLGVVLDGVAALIARRG from the coding sequence ATGGCGGCAGCGGACGAGGACACCGGCCTACCCGTGAGCCTCGCGACGGCCTGGGGTTTCAGGGCCCGCCCCTCGAAAGGGCCAAAGCCGGGGCTCAGCCTGGACCGCATCGTGGCCGCGGCAGTGGGCGCCGCGGCTGCCGAGGGCATCGGGGCGGTGTCGATGGGGCGCGTCGCCAAGGAGCTCGCCGTCTCGCCGATGTCGCTCTACCGGTACGTCGGCGCAAAGGACGAGCTCTACGTCCTGATGCAGGAGGCGGTCACGCCCGCGCCCCCCGAACCGATGCCCGAGGGGGCCGGGTGGCGCGCGGGGCTGACCCGGTGGGCCCGGGCACAGCGCGCGTTCTTCCACGAGAACCTATGGCTCCTGCGGATCCCTGTCTCCGGGCCGCCCGCAAGCCCGAAGTCGGTGGCGTGGATGGAGTACGGCCTCGAGACCCTCGACGGCACCGGGCTCGACGAGGGCACGAAACTCGGCGTGATCATGCTGGTCAGCGGCTATGTGCGCAACGAGGCGACGCTGATGTCAGACCTGGATGCCGCGTACACGGCGAGAGGCCACGCCCCCGACGAGGTGCTGCGCCGCTACCAGCGCACCCTCGCCGCCCTTACCGACCCCGAACGCCACCCGGCCGTCACACGCGTCCTCGAATCCGATGCCCTGGACCAGGCGGACGAGCCGGACGCGGACTTCGAGTTCGGACTCGGGGTCGTGCTCGACGGGGTGGCGGCGCTGATCGCGCGGCGCGGGTAG
- a CDS encoding STAS domain-containing protein — protein MTAWFIAGEARFAEARNTLASARDDEEPDVCLGSLAFELLSVDGDHPDQAAKAACFAVLGVLRGRVELPVRGEIDLTVKDMLAEAMRSSGGVMPPRVVADFRRVTFMDSSGISVFLTAHQAASDAEGRLRIAGSQEAFPRVLQIIGLDQLIPCYPTVEQALTA, from the coding sequence ATGACGGCCTGGTTCATCGCCGGAGAAGCGCGCTTCGCTGAGGCCAGGAACACCCTGGCCTCAGCGCGCGATGATGAGGAGCCAGATGTCTGTCTGGGATCTCTGGCGTTTGAGCTACTCAGTGTCGACGGGGACCATCCCGATCAAGCTGCCAAGGCCGCCTGTTTCGCCGTTCTGGGAGTCCTCAGGGGGCGGGTTGAGCTCCCCGTGCGCGGCGAGATCGACCTGACCGTCAAGGACATGCTCGCCGAGGCGATGCGGTCCTCGGGCGGCGTGATGCCGCCGCGGGTGGTGGCGGACTTCAGGCGGGTGACGTTCATGGACTCCAGCGGTATCAGCGTCTTCCTCACCGCTCACCAAGCCGCGAGTGACGCTGAGGGCCGGCTGCGCATCGCCGGCTCCCAGGAAGCCTTCCCGCGGGTCCTGCAGATCATCGGCCTTGATCAGCTCATCCCCTGCTATCCCACCGTCGAGCAGGCCCTGACCGCCTGA
- a CDS encoding TetR/AcrR family transcriptional regulator, with the protein MPNAAPRTPRLRRVDARSSAERIIAAGRNVLGTGEGSLEQIATEAGVGIATLYRHFPNREALVRAVLDDILETDLLPLITDATASSHPRQSLLDIATRLLDLITEERGLVTFVGNFADVAVDALRRLSDSLRPLLEHGQAQGEIRTDLTADDIPRFLVMGVAGLALPGTTPGTRARFMALLFDALNPASASPLPSAHTDTEGDDLRTAISSVVRD; encoded by the coding sequence ATGCCGAACGCCGCACCGCGCACACCCCGGCTCCGCAGGGTTGACGCCCGCTCCAGCGCGGAGCGCATCATCGCGGCCGGACGCAACGTCCTCGGCACAGGTGAGGGCTCCCTGGAGCAGATCGCGACCGAGGCGGGCGTGGGCATCGCCACGCTCTACCGGCACTTCCCTAACCGGGAGGCCCTTGTCCGGGCGGTCCTCGACGACATCCTCGAGACCGACCTCCTTCCGCTGATCACCGACGCCACGGCCTCCAGCCACCCGCGCCAGTCCCTCCTGGACATCGCCACCCGGCTACTCGACCTGATCACCGAGGAGCGGGGACTGGTCACCTTCGTCGGCAACTTCGCCGACGTCGCCGTGGATGCCCTCCGGCGCTTGAGTGACTCCCTTCGTCCTCTCTTGGAGCACGGCCAGGCGCAGGGGGAGATCCGCACCGACCTCACGGCGGACGACATTCCGCGCTTCCTCGTCATGGGCGTCGCCGGCCTCGCCCTCCCCGGCACCACGCCTGGCACGCGCGCACGCTTCATGGCCCTGCTCTTCGATGCGCTCAACCCCGCCAGCGCGTCCCCCCTCCCGTCGGCACACACGGATACGGAAGGTGACGACCTCCGCACCGCGATCAGCAGCGTCGTCCGAGACTGA
- a CDS encoding AbfB domain-containing protein has product MTGDSAWSLFRAYNFLDHHIRHADHTLRVAPIFTAAEREDATFRVGH; this is encoded by the coding sequence CTGACTGGAGACTCCGCCTGGTCGCTGTTCCGTGCGTACAACTTCCTGGACCACCACATTCGGCACGCCGATCACACCCTGCGCGTCGCCCCCATCTTCACAGCAGCGGAGCGCGAGGACGCCACGTTCCGCGTCGGTCACTGA
- a CDS encoding NADPH-dependent F420 reductase, translating to MRLGLLGTGNVARALAHGWSAAGHDVLLGSRQPKERTDLGLPVASLNETAAHAEVLVNATPGTVSVELLHSIGAPALAGTLLIDVGVGLSEDFTELSHPNSSLGEKIQEAFPLTPVVKTLCTMDSTVMTAPDGLDGPSTVFLSGDDAEAKRTTGRLLTDLGWPPSSQLDIGGITTARGQEHFALLFMGIAGGLGAHTFNINVVTRPSAQGHGATP from the coding sequence ATGCGCTTAGGACTACTTGGCACCGGCAACGTCGCCCGAGCACTGGCCCATGGCTGGAGCGCCGCAGGACACGACGTGCTCCTCGGTTCACGTCAGCCCAAGGAACGGACAGACCTCGGTCTCCCCGTGGCAAGCCTGAACGAGACAGCCGCCCACGCGGAGGTACTCGTCAACGCCACCCCGGGTACTGTCTCCGTGGAACTGCTGCACTCCATCGGAGCACCGGCGCTGGCCGGCACTCTGCTGATCGATGTCGGGGTCGGCCTCTCCGAGGACTTCACAGAGCTCTCGCACCCCAACAGCAGCCTGGGTGAAAAGATCCAGGAAGCCTTCCCCCTGACCCCCGTCGTCAAGACGCTGTGCACCATGGACTCCACCGTGATGACCGCCCCGGACGGTCTCGATGGCCCGAGCACCGTCTTCCTCTCCGGCGACGACGCCGAAGCCAAACGGACCACCGGCCGACTGCTCACCGACCTCGGCTGGCCCCCGTCATCCCAGCTGGACATCGGCGGCATCACCACCGCACGCGGGCAGGAGCACTTCGCCCTGCTCTTCATGGGCATCGCGGGCGGCCTGGGTGCTCACACGTTCAACATCAACGTGGTCACCCGCCCTTCTGCACAGGGTCACGGCGCAACGCCGTAG
- a CDS encoding ABC transporter permease: MSDALIMTGRSIRLSRRNVDALMTAMALPVMLLLIFVYFLGGAIDTGTEYVTYVVPGVLLLCAGFGSASTAVTVTEDLKGGIIDRFRSLDIGGIPILAGHVLASTARNLIATALVFALAFAIGFRPSAGPGGWLAAIGLLATYIAALSWLSAAVGLLVKSPEAAGGFTFFVSFLPYPSSAFVPTDTMPSWLQGFAAHQPVTHVTEAVRGLLLGQPVGSTGWVALAWCTGILAASVAASGALFKRRTA; this comes from the coding sequence ATGTCTGACGCACTCATCATGACCGGCCGCTCCATCCGGCTCAGCCGCCGCAACGTCGACGCCCTGATGACGGCCATGGCGCTTCCGGTGATGCTGCTCCTGATCTTCGTGTACTTCCTCGGCGGAGCCATCGACACCGGTACGGAATACGTCACTTACGTCGTCCCCGGCGTCCTGCTGCTGTGCGCCGGCTTCGGTTCGGCCAGCACCGCCGTGACCGTCACCGAGGACCTCAAGGGCGGCATCATCGACCGCTTCCGGTCCCTCGACATCGGCGGCATCCCCATCCTGGCGGGCCACGTCCTCGCCTCCACGGCCCGGAACCTGATCGCCACCGCCCTGGTCTTCGCGCTCGCCTTCGCGATCGGCTTCCGCCCCTCGGCCGGCCCGGGCGGCTGGCTCGCCGCGATCGGCCTCCTGGCCACCTACATCGCGGCGCTCTCCTGGCTGTCCGCCGCAGTGGGCCTGCTCGTCAAGTCCCCCGAGGCAGCCGGGGGTTTCACCTTCTTCGTGAGCTTCCTGCCTTACCCGAGCAGCGCCTTCGTGCCGACCGACACCATGCCCTCGTGGCTCCAGGGCTTCGCCGCCCACCAGCCCGTCACCCATGTCACCGAGGCGGTACGCGGACTGCTGCTCGGGCAGCCGGTGGGCTCGACGGGGTGGGTGGCGCTCGCCTGGTGCACGGGCATCCTCGCCGCCTCGGTGGCCGCTTCGGGAGCGCTGTTCAAGCGGCGTACGGCTTAG